TGAGAGGCTTGTCTGACCGAGACTATCTTGAGCCATCATTTGTTGTTTAAGACCAACTTTGGGTGACAAACTTAATGCAGCTAAGATGGCAAAAGTCATGAAACCCAAACCACCCGATTGAATCAGCAATAGAATAATGGTCTGTCCGAACAGGGTGAAAGACTCATGAATATTTAAAACAGATAAACCAGTAATTGTGACTGCTGAGGTGGCTGTAAAGAGTGCATCCATCCAGCTCACATGACCTGTATTGGCAAATGGCAGTTTTAATAATAAAGTGCCAAAAATAATAAAGCCCAAAAAACCCAATGCCAAGAGTGAAGGAGGGCTTAAATTTAATGTTTTATTGGGCTTGGGATATATAGACATATTCTAGATTTCGCCTCTTATGTGAAGCAATGAGAAAGTTTCTTTAATTGCGGTAAATGACCTTCTAAAATAAGAATGTCATGTGTTTGCAATGTGAAATTTTCTTCGGTCTCAAACAAAATTTGCTGCTGTCTTTTTACGAGCAATGTTTTAACCTGTGGCGCTTGCTGCATAATGCCATATAAGTTAATGCCATTAAGCTTGTCAGGAATTTCAATTTTTATAATGTAGTGATCGTCTTCTAAAGACATATAGCGACTAACCATTGGATAGTTCAGTGCTTGGGCAACTCGTACCCCCATATCTTCTTCAGGATGAATAATTTTATTGATATTGAGGTGCGACAAAATGGTGTGATGTGCTTTGGTTTTTGCCTTTACCCAAATCTTATCTATACCTAAATTTTTTAAATTGAGTACACACAAGATACTTGCTTCAATATCCTCACCAATTGCGACCACAACTGCATCACAGTTTTGAATATTAAGTTCATCAAGTACGTGTTCGTCAGTCGCATCGGCAATGACGGCATGAGTTAAAACGTCGGCAAGATTTTCAACATTCTTTTTTACCGTATCAATGCCAATAACATCATGATTTAATTTTGTGAGCTCTTGAGCAACAGTTGCTCCAAAACTTCCTAAGCCAATGACTGCAAACTGTGCCATATTGATCCTTGTTTCCTGATTAGACGTTTATTTTTAAGGATATTTTCTTTGAGATAAAGAGAGGCAATGTAAATATGAGGGGAATATTAAAAGAATTATATGAATAAGCCGACAAATTTGTCGGCTTATTCATCAAAATTGAAGATTATTTCAAGAAACGTTTGTAGCCAACATTATTCGTAATTTCAGCATACGGATAACTAATCTGCTCAAGAGTTTCAATTAGACCATCAGGGTTCTGCTTCGCATCGGTTGCTTGTAAACCTACTAAAACACGTCCTTCTGCTGCGCCATGGTTACGGTAATGGAACAACGTAATATTATGGGTTGGGCCTAAACGAGTTAAGAAGGTTAAAAGGGCACCTGGACGTTCCGGGAACTCAACACGGAACAATCTTTCATCATCTATATTTGCGTGACCACCAATTAAATAACGAATATGTAGTTTGGCAACCTCATCATCAGAGAGGTCATCTACTACATAATTTTGTTGCTTTAATTGCTCTAAAATTTCATGACGCTCTGCATCACCACCTTTTAAGCTAATACCGACAAATACTTGCGCTTCATCTGTATTGTTTGCTCGGTAGTTAAACTCGGTAATATTACGACCTTGTAAAGCACGGCAGAAGCCTAGGAATGCGCCTTTTTCTTCAGATAAGGTCACCGCATAGATCGCTTCGCGTTGTTCACCTAACTCAGTACGTTCAGCAATATAACGTAGGCGGTCAAAGTTCATATTGGCACCGCATACAATCGATACCATATTTTTATTGCTGATTTTATGTTCGGTAATATATTTCTTGATACCAGCAAGGGCCATTGCACCAGATGGTTCAACAATGCTGCGGTTTTCGTCAAATGTATCTTTAATGGCAGCACAGATTTCATCTGTATTTACAGTGACAATATCTGGATCAACAATTGGGCCTGAGTTGTCAGACTTGCGCAGACGAATAATATCAAATGGTAAAGCGCCAATTTGTGCAACAGCAGTACCATCTGCAAATAAGCCTACATGTGGCAAGATTACGCGCTCATTGGCTTCTAAGGCTGCTTTTAAACATGCAGACTCTTCATATTCAACGCCAATAATTTTCACATGGGGTGCAACTTCACCAAGGTAAGCTGCTACACCTGAAATTAGGCCACCGCCACCAACAGCAACAAACACATATTCTACATCACGCCATTGACGTAAGATTTCATTTGCAATTGTGCCTTGACCAGCAATAACAAGTTCATCGTCGTAGGGTGGAATGAATACAAGGCCTTCAACTTCGGCACGTTGTTGTGCGTATTTATTTGCTACATCAAAACTATCACCATGTAACACAACTTGACCGCCCAAGCGTTTAACTGCTTGAACTTTAATGTCAGGAGTTGTACTTGGCATAACAATAATTGCTGGAATTCCTAGGCGTTGACCAGACAATGCTACACCTTGAGCATGGTTGCCAGCAGAGGCACAAATTACCCCACGTTCGAGTTGTTCTTTAGGTAACTGGCTAATACGGTTATAGGCACCACGTAATTTAAAAGAAAAAACAGGCTGTAAATCTTCGCGCTTAAAACGAATTGTATTATTTAATTTTTGACTAATTCGTGGAGCTGCTTCGAGAGGCGTTTCAATTGCAACATCATAAACCGTTGCTTGTAAAATTTGTCGTACCACACGAGACAGCATGTTCATCTTCCCTATAACAGTTTAAAATAGGAAATTATTGTAGCAAACCCTTGTGCATTTGCGCCGATTATTGGTGCATAAATGTCAAAAAATAGTTGAGTGATGTCATGAGTCTATATGCAACCCAAGATGAAAAGAAACAAGCTGCTGCGAAAGCTGCTTTAAAACACTTGCCCAAAGGTGGCATTTTGGGGGTTGGGACTGGAAGTACCGTAAATTTTCTAATTGATTTATTGCCTGAATTACAATTAGAAGCAGCTGTGGCAAGTTCTCAAGCAACTGCTGATCGCCTTAAAAAATTAGGCATTGAAGTTGTAGATATGAACCATGTAGGTGGTTTAGATGCCTATGTTGATGGTGCAGATGAAATTGACCGTCATATGCATATGATTAAAGGTGGTGGTGCTGCATTAACACGTGAAAAAATTGTAGCTTCAATTGCTAAGAAATTTGTTTGTATTGTTGATGATTCAAAATGGGTTGATCAACTCGGACGTGATTTTCCACTTCCAGTAGAAGTTATTCCAATGGCTCGTTCTGCTGTAGCTCGTAAGTTGGTAAGTTTAGGTGGTGACCCAGTTTATCGTGAAGGTGTAGTAACAGATAACGGTAATGTGATTTTAGATGTATTTAATCTTAATATTTTAAATGCAATTGATTTGGAAAAGACCATCAACAATATCCCAGGTGTTGTGACTAACGGTATTTTTGCGTTAAACCCTGCAACAATTGCAATTGTTGCAACAAATAATGGTATTGAAGAGCGTACTGCACAGTAATGTCTGCGGAAATGCCAGAAATTAAAATCGTTCGACACGTAAGAGCAAGAAAATTGCGCTTACGTGTTGAGCCTGCTTCAATCCGTCTCACAGTTCCTTTGTTTTGTAGTAAAAAACAAATTCAGCAATTTTTGGCTCAATCTGAACAATGGTTGACCGAGACGTGGAATAAGCAACAAAATGTTCAATCGGCATCGATTGAAATTCCTTCCGAGATTTATTTTTTTAATAAAGACCAACCGTTTCAGGTCATTGTTCAAAAGCAGCATCGAGTTTTTCAATTCGATTGGGAAAGCAGTTGTTTATTTCTTAAAGATACGCAGCCATATTTGGCATTACAAAGTGCAGTGATTGCCTTTGCAAAACAAGAGTTACCCGAGCTTTTAAAAGAGTTAAGCGAACACACTCATTTGGCTTATAGAGAATGTACAATTCGCCGTCCGAAAACTCGTTGGGGAAGTTGTAGTAGTCAGCATAATATTATGCTACATGCAGGATTAGTATTGATGCCACACGAGATTGCTCGTTATGTGGCTATTCATGAATTAGCTCATACTAAACATTTTGACCATAGCCCAGCTTTTTGGGCTGAAGTTGAAAAATACGATCCATATTTTCAAAAACACCGCAGACAACTTAAATCAAATCCGTTGCCTGCATGGTGGTATGTCTCAAACTAACTAAAACTACATTCTAGTTGTGGTGTTTGTAAGTTATCTGGTGCTTTTCGGCTGTCTAAACCTGCTTTAGCACTCACGATTTTATTTGCTTTAATTGATAATTGTATAAAGTTGTATTGCTGCGTTGAGTTATTTGGTTCAGCGGAACTTGAGTTGAGTAAATAACTTGAGCTTGCAGCATTTGTTTGCAATAAATTATCTGTACTATCCGCACTTAACGCAGAGCGATAAGTCTGTGATCCTTTAATAAGGTCGATTTGACCATTCGCACGGAAATTAAGCTGGCAACCTGTTGTGGTGTCTTCGTAGTGACCCACTAGATAGTCTGTAGCAGGTAGTTTTGGGTCGGAAAGATTAATGCTGGTCAAACCTTGTTTGCAAGGATAGGCAGAACCATTACAGGTCACTGTAATACCGCTAAAACCTACAGCGCGACGATAATCACCAGCACCATCTATGCGGAAAAAGTCAGTCGTATTTCCGACAGGTACGACCCCTGAATATAGTTTCTTTTGCAGCAGGTCATAACCTGTTTGATCTAGAGTGGATTGGCTTTGGGCATCTGCTAATTTAAAGGTAGCGACTTTTAAATTGATTGCAAAATTATCGCGTGTAGCTTTTTGATTAGCTGCGATATCTAACAGTGTATTTTTAACTGGATCAATATTATCTGGAGCAGATGCGAAAATAGGAGTAAATGTTGTTTGATCACCTTGAAGTTTTTTCCCATCTAAAAAGCCATCTTTTAAATCAGTTGCCAAACTTTTAATGAGCTCTTGGTATGTGGTTGTTCCACCATGAAAAGTTGACCAATATTGTAAGTAGCCAAAGCTAAGATAGCTATCCACATATGTACTAGGTTTTTTAGTTGAATACTGCAATAAATTTAAAACTGTAAGAGGATTGGCTGGACTTAAACTTGGAATGTCAGCATCTTTAAACGCGTTAAGAAGCGATCTATAAACATCTTGAGAAGCTAAATCTACATGCAATTGCTCAATGCGGGTTGGGTCAATCGTTTCTTGAGGGAGTTGTCCCGAGCGTATAGCAGCTCGTTGGTAAATCGCTTCACTGCTTGGACTAATGAAAAGGGTTCTACCACTTACACTATTTGGTGTAATAAACGCATGATAAACGCCAGAGAAATTTTGGTATGTTGAAGTAATCGGATCAAATACTTGAGATGAATTTTGAGTCGTAATTTCTACGCGATATAAACGACTTAATTTAGCAGTAGGAATTTTGACATTAAAGCTATTTAAACTCGCAATTGAAGTATCGACTAAAACAGAGTTGGTGGTGTTGTCATATACTTTGAGTTGGATATTACGCATTTCTATAGGAGATTTAAGAGTAACATCCGTTGTTGCCTCGGGAGTAGGATCAACAGGTGTTGGAGTGTTTGGTGAACTACCACTACTACTGCCTCCACCTCCGCAACCAACAAGTGCAGCACTTAAAATTAATGTGCTTAAACCAAGGTAAGTGCGTAATTTTGTTTCTTTTGATTGATGAAGCATCCTAGCTCTCCAAAATTAAATCTGATATTTATTTGCTGATATTTGTTTAGTTCTGACAGTTGAATAAGTGCTATCTAATTGTCGCTAAAATTAAAAAAATTAAAATTACCAAGCATGAAATGGTTTTGTAAGCTTGGACATCCTGTCATACTACAGCACAAGTATAGATTCAAAAATTGAGGTAATGCACGTGATTTCTGTCGGAATTGTTGGTGGAACGGGTTATACAGGCGTTGAACTATTACGTATTTTATTACGACATCCTAAAGCGCAGGTTCGAGTTCTTACTTCACGTACAGAAGCGGGCAAACCAGTTGCAGATATGTTCCCTAATTTACGTGGACATACTGATCTTCAATTTTCTGATTTAAATATCGATGATTTAAAAAAGTGTGATGTTGTATTTTTTGCTACACCGCATGGTGTTGCGATGCAGCATGCAAAAGAATTGATTGCAGCAGGTTCTAAAGTGATTGATTTGGCTGCTGATTTTCGTTTGCAAAATCTTGAGCAGTTTGAAAAATGGTATGGCATGGAGCATGCTTGCCCAGACGTTTTAGAAAACTCAGTATATGGTTTGGCTGAATTAAACCGCGAAAAAATTAAACAGGCGCAAGTTATTGGTAACCCTGGTTGCTACCCGACTACTGTTCAATTAGGTTTGGCGCCACTTTTGAAATCAGCGCAAGCATTGATTGAAACAAAAAATATTATTATTGATGCGAAGTCAGGTGTTTCAGGAGCTGGCCGTAAAGCAAGCTTAGGCATGATCTATAGTGAAAATGCTGATAACTTCAAGGCTTATGGCGTTGCGGGTCACCGTCATCATCCGGAAATTGTTGAAGCATTAGAAAATATTTCTGGACAAAAGGGAGGCTTTGAAGGGCTCTTATTTGTTCCTCATTTAGTTCCAATGATTCGCGGTATGCTCAGCACAATTTATGTCGATTTGACAGAAACTGGAAAACAAACTGATATTCAGGCATTGTATGAGCAATTTTACGCAAATGAAAAATTTGTTGATGTGATGCCTGCTAACAGTTCGCCTGAAACACGTAGTGTGCGCGGTGCGAATGAGCTTCGTATTGCTTTATATAAGCCGCAGCCGAATAAACTTATTATTCTTGCGGTACAAGATAACCTTGTGAAGGGTGCATCTGGTCAAGCTGTACAAAATATGAACCTTATGTTCGGCTTTGATGAAGATGAAGGCTTACAAGGGATTGGTTTATTACCATAAAAAACTCTTTTTTGCTTCACACACATTTAAATTTCGATTTAAATGTGTGTCTTGACTCTGATCTTAAACACTGAGATGACGATGCAAAACTCTGGACAGACGACTTCGGCAGACAGTTCGTTGCAAAAGAAAAATTTTTTAAATACTAATAAACCTTTGTTTATTGGTGCGGCTATTTTAATGAGTGGTTGTCTTGCGCTCGGCTATACAATTGGACACCGTCAAGGTTTAACTGTTGTAGGTTACGATGCAGATGCAGAGCAATTGGTTGAAGTGGTGCAAAAGCAGAAAACAGCTTTAGATGCAGTTAATAAAAGCCTGAACGCTGCGGTACAAGAGCGTGACGTTGCTGTAACAAATGCAAATGATCTGTTTGAAGCTCTTAATCAGGCCAACGCTGATAAAACGCAGCAAGAAGGTATGAGTAATATCTACCGAGATATCTTGAGGCAGCGTGGTGGTTTAAGTTTGACTATTCAAAATTTGGCAATCAAACCTTTGCCTGAAAATGCTTATGAATATCAGTTGGATCTAGTACAGGTAAGCCCAAGTAAGCGCCGTGCTTCAGGATCAATTGAGATAAGACTCATTAAGGATACAGAAGTTTTAGTTGTACCACTTGAAGCTAAAAGCTTTAACTTTACTGACTTCGAGCGCTTAACAGGTCGTTGGACGATGCCTAAAGGTTTTACACCTCAATTTATTGAGGTACGTTTAACAGGCGGCTCTGATACACCAGTTATTAAACGTTTTAGTTGGCAGCGCGGTAAACCTGTCGAAACATCTTCTGCTTTCGTGGCAGAAATTCCTCAAGCTGAAGCAAATTCACAATAGTAACATCCTATGCGAACAAATAAGCGTCAAACAAACTTAAAAGATATTAAGGCTTCTTTT
This genomic stretch from Acinetobacter oleivorans DR1 harbors:
- a CDS encoding potassium channel family protein → MAQFAVIGLGSFGATVAQELTKLNHDVIGIDTVKKNVENLADVLTHAVIADATDEHVLDELNIQNCDAVVVAIGEDIEASILCVLNLKNLGIDKIWVKAKTKAHHTILSHLNINKIIHPEEDMGVRVAQALNYPMVSRYMSLEDDHYIIKIEIPDKLNGINLYGIMQQAPQVKTLLVKRQQQILFETEENFTLQTHDILILEGHLPQLKKLSHCFT
- the ilvA gene encoding threonine ammonia-lyase, biosynthetic is translated as MNMLSRVVRQILQATVYDVAIETPLEAAPRISQKLNNTIRFKREDLQPVFSFKLRGAYNRISQLPKEQLERGVICASAGNHAQGVALSGQRLGIPAIIVMPSTTPDIKVQAVKRLGGQVVLHGDSFDVANKYAQQRAEVEGLVFIPPYDDELVIAGQGTIANEILRQWRDVEYVFVAVGGGGLISGVAAYLGEVAPHVKIIGVEYEESACLKAALEANERVILPHVGLFADGTAVAQIGALPFDIIRLRKSDNSGPIVDPDIVTVNTDEICAAIKDTFDENRSIVEPSGAMALAGIKKYITEHKISNKNMVSIVCGANMNFDRLRYIAERTELGEQREAIYAVTLSEEKGAFLGFCRALQGRNITEFNYRANNTDEAQVFVGISLKGGDAERHEILEQLKQQNYVVDDLSDDEVAKLHIRYLIGGHANIDDERLFRVEFPERPGALLTFLTRLGPTHNITLFHYRNHGAAEGRVLVGLQATDAKQNPDGLIETLEQISYPYAEITNNVGYKRFLK
- the rpiA gene encoding ribose-5-phosphate isomerase RpiA gives rise to the protein MSLYATQDEKKQAAAKAALKHLPKGGILGVGTGSTVNFLIDLLPELQLEAAVASSQATADRLKKLGIEVVDMNHVGGLDAYVDGADEIDRHMHMIKGGGAALTREKIVASIAKKFVCIVDDSKWVDQLGRDFPLPVEVIPMARSAVARKLVSLGGDPVYREGVVTDNGNVILDVFNLNILNAIDLEKTINNIPGVVTNGIFALNPATIAIVATNNGIEERTAQ
- a CDS encoding YgjP family zinc-dependent metalloprotease, which gives rise to MSAEMPEIKIVRHVRARKLRLRVEPASIRLTVPLFCSKKQIQQFLAQSEQWLTETWNKQQNVQSASIEIPSEIYFFNKDQPFQVIVQKQHRVFQFDWESSCLFLKDTQPYLALQSAVIAFAKQELPELLKELSEHTHLAYRECTIRRPKTRWGSCSSQHNIMLHAGLVLMPHEIARYVAIHELAHTKHFDHSPAFWAEVEKYDPYFQKHRRQLKSNPLPAWWYVSN
- the argC gene encoding N-acetyl-gamma-glutamyl-phosphate reductase, which produces MHVISVGIVGGTGYTGVELLRILLRHPKAQVRVLTSRTEAGKPVADMFPNLRGHTDLQFSDLNIDDLKKCDVVFFATPHGVAMQHAKELIAAGSKVIDLAADFRLQNLEQFEKWYGMEHACPDVLENSVYGLAELNREKIKQAQVIGNPGCYPTTVQLGLAPLLKSAQALIETKNIIIDAKSGVSGAGRKASLGMIYSENADNFKAYGVAGHRHHPEIVEALENISGQKGGFEGLLFVPHLVPMIRGMLSTIYVDLTETGKQTDIQALYEQFYANEKFVDVMPANSSPETRSVRGANELRIALYKPQPNKLIILAVQDNLVKGASGQAVQNMNLMFGFDEDEGLQGIGLLP
- a CDS encoding DUF6776 family protein, with protein sequence MTMQNSGQTTSADSSLQKKNFLNTNKPLFIGAAILMSGCLALGYTIGHRQGLTVVGYDADAEQLVEVVQKQKTALDAVNKSLNAAVQERDVAVTNANDLFEALNQANADKTQQEGMSNIYRDILRQRGGLSLTIQNLAIKPLPENAYEYQLDLVQVSPSKRRASGSIEIRLIKDTEVLVVPLEAKSFNFTDFERLTGRWTMPKGFTPQFIEVRLTGGSDTPVIKRFSWQRGKPVETSSAFVAEIPQAEANSQ